The following proteins come from a genomic window of Macrobrachium nipponense isolate FS-2020 chromosome 32, ASM1510439v2, whole genome shotgun sequence:
- the LOC135207134 gene encoding uncharacterized protein LOC135207134, whose protein sequence is MQSVTRASSATWSFGVLVALVATVLLCGSADAAPSQPSLALVRRLAPAIRQKLEESHMSPALMEEIVTDFEDPELMDFYDAEKRQFDEYGHMRFGKRGGGATEYDDYGHLRFGRSLGRDRHTAKRHF, encoded by the exons ATGCAGTCTGTGACACGCGCCTCCTCAGCGACATGGTCCTTCGGAGTTTTGGTTGCGTTGGTGGCAACTGTCCTCTTGTGTGGGAGTGCGGATGCAGCCCCTTCACAGCCATCGCTTGCCCTGGTCAGAAGGCTGGCGCCTGCCATCAGACAAAAG CTTGAGGAAAGCCACATGTCTCCGGCACTGATGGAGGAAATAGTGACTGATTTCGAAGATCCCGAACTGATGGATTTCTACGACGCGGAGAAGCGACAGTTCGACGAGTACGGCCACATGAGGTTCGGCAAGAGAGGCGGCGGCGCCACCGAATACGACGACTACGGACACCTCCGCTTCGGGCGCAGCCTCGGCCGCGACAGACACACGGCGAAGCGCCACTTCTGA